Proteins encoded within one genomic window of Formosa agariphila KMM 3901:
- a CDS encoding glycoside hydrolase family 31 protein: MKNRIRLKCIGIAILMLTVFGCQSEKFKYAIEKSANGITITQDSTLIIIEVINESIIHVKKRIAGTEVSNLPDYVTVLEPQNVTWDIKERENLLTISTAALNVTVDGEGIIAYKTLDNKNLLSETKELTFIGTNPEAEHTVSQGFIAGDEALYGLGQYQSGIMNWKNVPIRLQQYNQEIAIPFLLSTKGYGIYWHNYSLTDFNLPQNEIEFKETVKISTDTEELVVPEGGEKENVALYAAKEAKEKNIRKTTFTPTQSGEYTFLALSDTDGRMRGSISVTIDGDAIIDYSTIWMPRRYSGVKHLEAGKTYEVVYQNTGAKILGNLFYNKPDYNKTVFSSTYGNAIDYYLVAGENPEAVISEYQKLTGTSPLFAKSAYGFWQCRERYHNQEELLANAREMRERKIPFDNIVQDWFYWPEGTKGPEWDPVKYPDPDAMVDELTRLNLNLMVSVWPEVKNEPLEKKYGLTKIESSNYVDIYDEKVSENFYRALSDSMFHKGVKSIWLDGTEPEGVKNTKVNTAIGPYESVQNPYSLLVTKAMYEGRRKEFPKERVFNLTRSAYAGQQRYGATSWSGDVEASWEQFEEQIAAGLNFTMAGVPYWTHDIGGFFRDSNSINPEFDNQYTNPEFIELLTRWFQFGTFSPIFRIHGYVSETEIWRYDDAFESTARKFIDLRYQLMPYIYSQAWQITTNSKQLMSPLAYFYPEDKKTWGIKDQLIFGESFMVGFVTEYKSREMSMYFPKGQWYNYWTNQIIEGGKEVTVKANLDETPLFVKAGSIIPIGPKVQYATEKTDKPLRIKIYPGNDAEFTLYLDDNETYEYENGGYSELKLSYSEANKTLRIVKGNGDYLDFTKTPMDLNVEVVGGKKQRVTFKGSDLDVKF, from the coding sequence ATGAAAAACCGAATAAGACTTAAATGTATTGGTATAGCAATACTTATGCTGACCGTTTTTGGATGTCAGTCTGAAAAGTTTAAATATGCCATAGAAAAATCAGCGAATGGTATAACTATTACTCAAGATAGTACTCTTATTATTATCGAAGTTATCAATGAATCTATCATTCATGTCAAAAAAAGGATAGCAGGAACAGAAGTCTCAAATCTTCCTGATTATGTTACGGTATTAGAACCTCAAAATGTGACTTGGGACATTAAAGAACGTGAAAATTTGTTAACTATTTCTACAGCGGCTCTAAATGTCACTGTAGATGGAGAAGGTATTATTGCCTATAAAACATTAGACAATAAAAACTTATTATCGGAGACTAAGGAGTTAACATTTATAGGAACAAATCCGGAAGCAGAACATACCGTATCTCAAGGATTCATTGCTGGAGATGAAGCGCTATATGGTTTAGGCCAATACCAAAGTGGTATTATGAATTGGAAGAATGTACCAATCAGACTTCAACAATATAATCAAGAAATAGCCATTCCGTTTTTACTTTCAACTAAAGGTTACGGAATCTATTGGCACAATTACAGCTTAACAGATTTTAACTTACCACAAAACGAAATTGAGTTTAAAGAAACGGTTAAAATTTCAACAGATACAGAAGAGCTTGTCGTTCCTGAAGGTGGCGAAAAAGAAAATGTAGCATTGTATGCAGCAAAAGAGGCTAAAGAGAAAAACATACGTAAAACAACTTTTACACCAACACAAAGCGGTGAATATACCTTTTTAGCACTAAGCGATACCGACGGTCGTATGCGTGGAAGCATTAGTGTAACCATTGATGGAGATGCCATAATCGATTATTCTACCATTTGGATGCCAAGACGCTATTCTGGAGTTAAACATTTAGAAGCAGGAAAAACGTACGAGGTGGTATACCAAAATACAGGAGCTAAAATTTTAGGTAATTTATTTTATAATAAACCCGATTATAATAAGACGGTGTTTTCAAGTACATATGGAAATGCTATAGATTATTATTTAGTAGCTGGAGAGAATCCAGAGGCTGTAATTTCAGAATATCAAAAGTTAACAGGAACATCGCCACTGTTTGCTAAGTCTGCATATGGGTTTTGGCAATGTCGTGAGCGTTACCACAATCAAGAGGAATTATTAGCAAATGCTCGTGAAATGCGTGAGCGAAAAATTCCGTTCGATAACATTGTACAAGACTGGTTTTATTGGCCAGAAGGGACTAAAGGTCCAGAATGGGATCCTGTCAAATATCCTGATCCAGATGCTATGGTAGATGAGTTAACACGCTTAAACCTAAATTTAATGGTCTCTGTTTGGCCAGAAGTTAAAAATGAACCTTTAGAAAAAAAGTACGGTCTTACAAAAATAGAAAGTAGTAATTATGTAGATATTTACGACGAAAAAGTGAGTGAAAACTTCTATCGTGCTTTAAGCGATTCTATGTTTCATAAAGGCGTAAAATCTATTTGGTTGGATGGTACAGAGCCAGAAGGTGTAAAAAATACTAAAGTAAATACGGCTATCGGGCCATACGAAAGTGTACAAAATCCATATTCACTTTTAGTTACTAAAGCCATGTACGAAGGACGAAGAAAGGAGTTTCCTAAGGAACGTGTATTTAACCTAACACGTTCTGCTTATGCAGGTCAGCAGCGTTACGGTGCAACGTCTTGGTCTGGAGATGTAGAAGCTAGTTGGGAACAATTTGAAGAACAAATAGCAGCGGGATTAAATTTTACTATGGCGGGTGTGCCGTATTGGACACATGATATTGGTGGATTCTTTAGAGACTCAAATTCAATTAATCCAGAGTTCGATAATCAATATACAAATCCAGAATTTATCGAATTGTTAACACGGTGGTTTCAATTTGGAACCTTTAGTCCAATTTTCCGTATTCACGGCTATGTGTCGGAAACAGAAATTTGGAGATACGACGATGCGTTCGAAAGTACAGCACGAAAGTTTATCGATTTACGTTACCAACTAATGCCATATATCTATTCGCAAGCATGGCAAATTACTACCAACAGTAAACAACTTATGAGTCCGTTGGCATATTTCTATCCTGAAGATAAAAAAACATGGGGTATTAAAGATCAATTAATTTTTGGAGAGTCTTTTATGGTTGGTTTTGTTACTGAATATAAGAGCCGAGAAATGAGTATGTATTTCCCTAAAGGACAATGGTACAACTATTGGACAAACCAAATTATTGAAGGTGGGAAGGAAGTAACAGTAAAGGCAAATTTAGATGAAACACCACTGTTTGTAAAAGCAGGAAGTATCATTCCAATCGGACCAAAAGTACAGTATGCAACAGAAAAAACAGATAAACCTTTACGTATAAAAATATATCCAGGAAACGATGCAGAATTTACTTTGTATTTAGACGATAATGAAACGTACGAGTATGAAAATGGCGGGTATTCAGAATTAAAATTGAGTTATTCTGAAGCAAATAAAACTTTAAGGATTGTTAAAGGAAATGGCGATTATTTAGATTTCACTAAGACGCCTATGGACTTAAATGTTGAAGTGGTTGGAGGTAAAAAACAGCGAGTAACATTTAAAGGTTCAGATTTAGATGTAAAATTTTAA
- a CDS encoding sulfatase-like hydrolase/transferase, whose amino-acid sequence MKRIPLFILFLIGLSSTHFFAQSSKRPNVIFVMPDDISHSAFSYYKPNGPQTPNIDNFAKTSIVFSDFHVSPSCSPTRAALLTGRPSDVVGVWHTINGRNMMRADEITMADIFKKNGYATGLFFKWHLGDNYPFRPKDRGFEYVAWIKGGGTGQQPDYWGNTNNHAHMWVNDSLVEMTDEDDGIEGAFTTNFFMNRAMDFMDENIKKDKPFFAYIPLGTAHAPHVMPPDAREGVSAKTGTIENIDKNFGRLLKYLDDEGIADNTILIFTTDNGAGGYLRGGKGSNYDGGTRVPCFIRWTDGNLGGTGNAKDVSALTAHIDWLPTFMDILNLEDVENRPEQLKIRGRSFKPFLDNDTSNDPESYKNRAVTINDMWTEFPEKYKKLSVKKDDWNGDVITHKWRLVRTDSVSDWELYDVLVDEKQEKNIISNPAYNDVVTELKQEYEKWFQLVDERSSEYTRIILGNKAEPQSVLHAHDFHGTVIWDQSNVNKGSTGSGFIAVEFDKIGTYNFDLRRWPKEIADQTTLTNAGPGKALNITQARIKIWNSEDVFVDETKAVTPIADGVNFSIQDLPKGPAFIQTWFYNAAGEMEGAVYYNYVEHIN is encoded by the coding sequence ATGAAACGGATACCGTTATTTATATTGTTTTTAATAGGATTAAGTAGCACGCATTTTTTCGCGCAATCTTCCAAACGGCCAAACGTTATTTTTGTGATGCCAGACGATATTAGTCACAGTGCGTTTTCTTATTACAAACCAAACGGACCGCAAACGCCTAATATCGATAATTTTGCAAAAACGTCTATAGTGTTTAGCGATTTTCATGTGTCTCCAAGTTGCTCACCAACGCGAGCTGCATTACTTACAGGACGTCCAAGCGATGTTGTTGGAGTATGGCACACAATTAACGGAAGAAATATGATGCGCGCCGATGAAATTACAATGGCCGATATTTTTAAGAAAAATGGTTATGCTACGGGTTTGTTTTTTAAGTGGCATTTAGGCGATAATTATCCATTTCGTCCAAAAGATAGAGGTTTTGAATATGTAGCTTGGATTAAAGGCGGTGGTACAGGGCAGCAACCCGATTATTGGGGCAATACTAATAATCACGCCCATATGTGGGTAAATGATTCTTTAGTAGAAATGACCGATGAAGATGATGGTATTGAAGGTGCTTTCACAACCAATTTTTTCATGAATCGTGCTATGGATTTTATGGATGAAAACATTAAAAAAGACAAGCCGTTTTTCGCTTACATCCCTTTAGGAACTGCTCATGCTCCACATGTTATGCCTCCAGATGCTCGAGAAGGTGTAAGTGCTAAAACAGGAACGATAGAAAATATAGATAAAAATTTTGGTCGATTATTAAAATATTTAGATGATGAAGGAATAGCCGATAATACAATATTAATTTTTACTACAGATAATGGTGCCGGAGGATATTTAAGAGGAGGAAAAGGTTCTAATTACGATGGCGGTACGCGAGTACCTTGCTTTATAAGATGGACAGATGGTAATCTTGGTGGAACAGGAAATGCAAAAGATGTGTCTGCTTTAACGGCGCATATAGATTGGCTACCAACCTTTATGGATATTTTAAACTTAGAAGATGTAGAAAACAGACCCGAACAACTGAAAATTAGAGGACGTAGTTTTAAACCGTTTTTAGATAACGATACGTCTAACGATCCAGAATCTTATAAAAATCGTGCAGTAACTATTAACGATATGTGGACGGAGTTTCCTGAAAAGTATAAAAAATTATCGGTAAAAAAAGACGACTGGAATGGAGATGTTATTACTCATAAATGGCGTTTGGTACGCACAGATAGTGTGTCCGATTGGGAACTTTATGATGTGCTTGTAGATGAAAAACAAGAAAAAAATATTATTTCTAACCCAGCCTATAACGATGTTGTTACAGAGTTAAAACAGGAATACGAAAAATGGTTTCAACTTGTAGACGAACGTTCTAGCGAATACACACGAATAATTTTAGGAAATAAAGCCGAACCTCAATCGGTGTTACATGCTCACGATTTTCATGGAACTGTAATTTGGGATCAAAGTAATGTAAACAAGGGATCAACTGGAAGCGGATTTATAGCCGTTGAATTTGATAAAATAGGAACGTATAATTTCGATTTACGTCGATGGCCTAAAGAAATTGCAGACCAAACGACCTTAACTAATGCAGGACCTGGTAAGGCTCTAAATATTACTCAAGCACGGATAAAAATTTGGAATAGTGAAGATGTGTTTGTCGATGAAACCAAAGCTGTAACACCAATTGCAGATGGTGTAAATTTTAGTATTCAAGATTTACCTAAAGGACCAGCTTTTATTCAAACGTGGTTTTATAATGCCGCTGGTGAAATGGAAGGCGCTGTGTATTATAATTATGTAGAGCATATCAACTAA
- a CDS encoding flavodoxin family protein: MKKIDFSKLKVVYVNCTLKKSPENSHTQSLIDVSKAIMTKERVEIDEIRFIDHNVASGVYPDMTEYGWDTDEWPALSKRILDADILIVGTPIWLGEKSSEAQKLIERLYAMSGQTNDKGQYVYYGKVGGCIVTGNEDGIKHCAMGILYALQHVGYSVPPQADCGWIGKVGPGPSYGDKVWKGEELDQPVGFDSDFTNRNTTFMTYNLLHLALMLKENNGYPNYGNSREEWDNGERWEFENPEYR; this comes from the coding sequence ATGAAAAAAATAGATTTTAGTAAATTAAAAGTAGTTTATGTAAACTGTACATTAAAGAAATCACCTGAAAATAGCCACACACAATCTTTAATAGACGTTTCCAAAGCGATAATGACAAAAGAACGTGTAGAGATAGACGAAATCCGATTTATAGACCACAACGTTGCGAGTGGTGTATATCCAGATATGACAGAATATGGTTGGGATACCGATGAATGGCCAGCCTTATCTAAAAGAATTTTAGACGCGGATATTCTTATTGTAGGAACACCTATTTGGTTGGGTGAAAAATCGTCTGAAGCTCAAAAATTAATCGAAAGGCTTTATGCAATGAGCGGTCAGACCAACGATAAAGGTCAATATGTGTATTATGGAAAAGTAGGTGGTTGCATTGTTACCGGTAATGAAGATGGTATAAAACATTGTGCAATGGGAATATTATATGCGCTGCAACACGTTGGATATTCTGTGCCACCTCAAGCAGATTGTGGTTGGATAGGTAAAGTTGGTCCTGGACCGAGCTATGGTGATAAAGTATGGAAAGGAGAAGAATTAGATCAACCTGTAGGTTTTGATAGTGATTTCACGAATAGAAACACAACATTTATGACTTATAATCTGTTACATTTAGCACTGATGTTAAAAGAGAATAATGGTTATCCAAATTACGGAAATTCACGTGAAGAATGGGATAATGGAGAACGTTGGGAATTTGAAAATCCAGAATATCGTTAG
- a CDS encoding alpha/beta hydrolase family protein — MKLNPNFYILLFLAYIMCAFNSVQAQTHNVTVTNWKGFERTNFEFEGREAHITNPKKALEGNPWVWRARFPGYHAELDSLLLDKGFHIAYVNTDNMFGSPKAVSVWNSFYNLLISTYALQDKVALHGHSRGGLFIYNWAKANPEKVACIYGDAVVCDFKSWPGGFGTSAGGKKEWERLKNEYEFSSDEAAKAYTNNPIDQLERLVATKVPILHTISLKDEVVPAEENTLVLINNYIRLGGTATVSPCSSGVQKSKGHHYDIDNPELVIDFIIKNSVH, encoded by the coding sequence ATGAAACTGAATCCTAATTTTTACATATTACTTTTTCTAGCGTATATCATGTGTGCTTTCAATAGTGTACAGGCGCAAACTCATAATGTAACAGTAACAAATTGGAAAGGTTTTGAACGGACAAATTTTGAGTTCGAAGGTAGAGAAGCTCATATTACAAATCCTAAAAAAGCATTGGAAGGGAATCCATGGGTATGGCGAGCACGTTTTCCTGGATATCATGCAGAATTAGACAGCTTGTTATTAGACAAAGGATTCCACATTGCCTACGTTAATACAGATAATATGTTTGGAAGTCCTAAGGCGGTTTCGGTGTGGAATTCATTTTACAACCTTTTAATATCTACCTATGCATTACAAGACAAAGTTGCCTTACATGGGCATAGTCGTGGCGGCTTATTTATATATAATTGGGCTAAAGCAAATCCGGAAAAGGTAGCTTGTATTTATGGAGACGCTGTAGTTTGCGATTTTAAAAGTTGGCCAGGTGGCTTTGGAACGAGTGCAGGCGGAAAGAAAGAATGGGAACGATTAAAAAACGAATACGAATTTAGTTCCGATGAAGCGGCTAAAGCATATACCAATAATCCGATAGACCAATTAGAAAGACTAGTTGCTACAAAGGTTCCTATTTTACATACTATTTCTTTAAAAGATGAAGTCGTGCCAGCAGAAGAAAATACTTTAGTGCTTATAAATAACTACATCCGTTTGGGTGGCACAGCTACGGTATCACCATGTAGTTCTGGAGTTCAGAAATCTAAAGGACACCATTACGATATTGATAACCCAGAACTGGTAATCGATTTTATAATTAAGAATAGTGTACATTAA
- a CDS encoding sialate O-acetylesterase, producing the protein MKPFVSVVFLFVFTQSVFAFELTLPSIFADHMVLQRSQKVPVWGITEPHANVEVMFAGQKKRVKADASGNWKVELNPLKASSISETMIISSILNDEHSQIKINDVLVGEVWFCSGQSNMYRPFRMLIGEAVESKYEPIAEFLRQEALSANDPLFRQYKVGRDFSVFEEKTQGRGDWSKAIPNEVNEFSGTAYFFGKELRRELNVPVAIISCNLGATKIEPWMPKQAFKENKVLKDFYDNEIKIYKEKLDVWDEAEAQKEYNILLEAWELSVAQAKLKNKQRPSKPKKIEHPSRDKQIPATLFNAMINPLIPYAIKGAIWYQGESNTGNSPETYGLRLTAMVENWRSAWGQGDFYFYCCQLANYKAPNNEPMEHAEGWVLVSNGQQEILELPNTGLAVLNDIGEAQDIHPKNKVDVGKRLSLWAFKQAYNKDVVCSGPIYKQSTIQKDKIIIEFNHVGSGLMVGKKILMKPTIEVDEPLKRFQICGENRAWKWAQAKIIGNNRVAVWHKDIPNPVEVRYAWSSNPEGANLYNKEGLPASLFKTVN; encoded by the coding sequence ATGAAGCCATTTGTCTCTGTTGTGTTTTTGTTTGTATTCACTCAAAGTGTATTTGCTTTCGAGTTAACGTTACCAAGTATTTTTGCTGATCATATGGTTCTGCAAAGAAGTCAGAAAGTACCTGTTTGGGGAATTACGGAGCCACACGCAAATGTAGAAGTTATGTTTGCTGGTCAAAAAAAGCGTGTAAAGGCAGATGCTTCAGGAAATTGGAAAGTAGAACTTAATCCATTAAAAGCTTCGAGTATATCAGAAACAATGATTATATCATCTATTCTTAATGATGAGCATTCTCAAATAAAAATAAATGATGTTTTAGTTGGAGAAGTGTGGTTTTGTAGCGGACAATCTAATATGTACAGACCGTTTAGAATGTTAATAGGAGAGGCAGTCGAATCTAAATACGAGCCTATTGCAGAATTTTTAAGACAAGAGGCGCTTTCAGCTAATGATCCGTTATTTAGACAGTATAAAGTTGGACGTGATTTTAGTGTTTTTGAAGAAAAAACGCAAGGAAGAGGAGATTGGTCTAAAGCCATTCCGAATGAAGTAAACGAGTTTTCGGGAACAGCTTATTTTTTCGGGAAAGAGTTACGGCGCGAACTCAATGTTCCGGTAGCAATTATAAGTTGCAATTTGGGAGCGACAAAAATAGAACCTTGGATGCCAAAACAGGCTTTTAAAGAAAACAAAGTACTTAAAGATTTTTATGATAATGAAATTAAAATTTATAAAGAAAAATTAGACGTTTGGGACGAAGCCGAGGCACAAAAAGAATATAATATATTATTAGAGGCATGGGAGTTGAGTGTTGCACAAGCAAAGCTTAAAAACAAACAAAGACCTAGCAAACCAAAAAAAATAGAACATCCTAGTCGCGATAAACAAATTCCTGCTACGTTGTTTAATGCCATGATAAACCCTTTGATTCCTTATGCCATTAAAGGTGCCATTTGGTACCAAGGTGAAAGTAATACGGGTAATTCTCCAGAAACATATGGTTTACGTCTTACTGCAATGGTCGAAAATTGGAGGTCGGCTTGGGGACAAGGTGACTTTTATTTTTATTGTTGCCAATTAGCGAATTATAAAGCTCCAAATAACGAACCTATGGAACATGCAGAAGGTTGGGTTTTGGTTTCTAACGGTCAACAAGAAATATTAGAGCTTCCCAATACAGGGTTAGCTGTTTTAAATGATATTGGAGAAGCACAAGACATTCATCCAAAAAATAAAGTAGATGTCGGGAAACGCCTTTCCTTATGGGCTTTTAAACAAGCTTACAATAAAGATGTTGTGTGTAGCGGTCCTATTTATAAGCAATCGACAATACAGAAAGATAAGATAATTATTGAGTTTAATCATGTTGGTTCTGGTTTAATGGTAGGTAAAAAGATTTTAATGAAACCAACAATTGAAGTTGATGAACCTTTGAAACGTTTTCAAATTTGTGGAGAGAATAGAGCGTGGAAATGGGCTCAAGCTAAAATTATAGGAAACAATCGAGTAGCGGTTTGGCATAAAGACATTCCGAATCCTGTAGAGGTGCGTTATGCTTGGTCATCAAACCCAGAAGGTGCTAATCTATATAATAAAGAAGGATTACCAGCATCTTTATTTAAGACTGTAAATTAA